The following coding sequences are from one Saccharomyces cerevisiae S288C chromosome VI, complete sequence window:
- the IRC7 gene encoding cysteine-S-conjugate beta-lyase IRC7 (Cysteine desulphydrase, enables growth on cysteine as nitrogen source; involved in the production of thiols; null mutant displays increased levels of spontaneous Rad52p foci; expression induced by nitrogen limitation in a GLN3, GAT1-dependent manner and by copper levels in a Mac1-dependent manner): MIDRTELSKFGITTQLSVIGRNPDEQSGFVNPPLYKGSTIILKKLSDLEQRKGRFYGTAGSPTIDNLENAWTHLTGGAGTVLSASGLGSISLALLALSKAGDHILMTDSVYVPTRMLCDGLLAKFGVETDYYDPSIGKDIEKLVKPNTTVIFLESPGSGTMEVQDIPALVSVAKKHGIKTILDNTWATPLFFDAHAHGIDISVEAGTKYLGGHSDLLIGLASANEECWPLLRSTYDAMAMLPGAEDCQLALRGMRTLHLRLKEVERKALDLAAWLGNRDEVEKVLHPAFEDCPGHEYWVRDYKGSSGLFSIVLKNGFTRAGLEKMVEGMKVLQLGFSWGG, from the coding sequence ATGATTGATCGTACCGAGTTATCGAAGTTTGGTATTACTACGCAACTGTCTGTTATTGGACGTAATCCAGATGAACAAAGTGGCTTTGTTAATCCACCTTTGTATAAGGGGTCAACCATCATTCTTAAAAAACTTAGTGATTTAGAACAAAGGAAAGGAAGATTTTACGGGACAGCAGGTTCTCCAACTATTGACAATTTAGAAAATGCCTGGACGCATTTAACCGGCGGTGCTGGGACAGTGCTATCAGCTTCTGGGCTTGGTTCTATCTCTTTGGCGCTATTGGCCCTTTCGAAAGCTGGTGATCATATCTTGATGACTGATAGTGTCTACGTGCCAACACGTATGCTATGTGATGGTTTATTGGCCAAGTTCGGTGTTGAAACGGATTATTATGACCCATCAATAGGGAAGGATATAGAAAAACTAGTTAAGCCAAATACAACCGTCATTTTCCTCGAAAGCCCGGGTTCTGGGACCATGGAAGTACAGGATATTCCAGCTTTGGTCTCTGTTGCCAAAAAGCATGGGATAAAGACAATTCTAGACAACACATGGGCAACGCCACTCTTTTTTGATGCTCATGCGCATGGTATCGATATTTCGGTAGAAGCTGGGACAAAATATTTGGGTGGTCATTCAGATCTTCTTATTGGTCTGGCCTCCGCAAATGAAGAATGTTGGCCGCTATTACGGTCAACTTATGATGCAATGGCAATGTTACCAGGTGCCGAGGACTGTCAATTAGCATTGCGAGGAATGCGTACATTGCACTTAAGATTGAAAGAGGTAGAAAGAAAAGCCCTGGATTTGGCTGCTTGGCTCGGAAATCGAGATGAGGTTGAAAAAGTGCTTCACCCCGCCTTTGAAGATTGTCCCGGACATGAATACTGGGTTCGTGACTACAAAGGTTCTTCAGGCTTATTTTCCATTGTCCTTAAAAATGGGTTCACAAGAGCTGGTCTGGAGAAAATGGTAGAAGGGATGAAAGTTTTGCAATTGGGATTTTCATGGGGTGGCTAG